Genomic segment of Myxococcus stipitatus:
TCGCGCCGGGCTTCATCATCGGCGGGCTGGTGGGCGCGCTGCTCCACCGCGTGGTCAGCGCCGTGGTGGCCTCCGCGGTGGGCGGCTGGGTGCTGGTGATTGGCGCGCTGGCGGCGCTCCACCAGTTCGGCGGGCTGGTCACCACCCTGGCCAGCAAGCCCTGGGGCGTCATCGTCGCCGCGGGCCTGTTCGCCGTCGCGGGCGCCGTGTACCAGATTGCCATGCGCCCCTCGCCCGAGGAGGCCGAGAAGCAGCGCGGCGAAAAGGAGCGCCTCAAGCAGCGCCAGGCGGAACAGCGGGCGCTCGAGAAACGTTGGGGGGTCAAGTAGACAACCTCCGGGGACAGCCCGCCGTGCTTTACGTCTCCCGGCGTGGCGCGTACATTCCGCCGGCTTTCCCCCCGGAAAACCCCCGAAGGATTGATGGGCCAGCCCAGGCGCAAGGAGAAGGAGAAGCAGGACTCCCCCTCGGAGGCCACCCCCAGGCAGGAACCCACCGCCGGCAGCGCGTGGGTCAAGCCCGAGGGGTTGTCACGCCGTGGCTGGGCCGTGCTTGTCGGGTTGATCCTCGTCATCCAGTTTCCGCTCATCCACCATGTCTTGTTCCGGGCGGAGGCGGAGACCACGACGACAGTCCCCTACACCCAGGACTTCAGTGACTCCAGCGTGGTGAAGCGGGACTTCTTCACCACGGGAGGCTACTGGCGGGTGTTGGAGGGCGAGCTGCTGTCGCCGGGTGTGAAGAACAACCCGCTGTGGCTCCAGGCGCCGCTGCCGGACGACGTGGCCATCGAGTTCGACGTGCGCTCGGAGCTGCCCGAGGGCGACATCCGGGTGGAGGTCTTCGGCAACGGCGTGGACCCGAGCTCCGGCTACATCCTGGTGCACGGCGGCTGGAACAACTCGTCGTCGGCCCTCGCGCGGCTGGACATGAACGCGCCGCTCCTGGAGGCGCTCAAGCGCCGCGCGGCGCGCAAGGCGGAGTCCCAGGGCGGCTCCGCCCAGGGCGCCGACCTGACCAGCGTGTTCAAGGACGACACCCGCGTGCGCGTGGAGGCCAAGGGCACCCCGGTGCAGGCGGGCCGCACGTACCACTACCGCATCGAGCGGCGGGGCACGCTGCTGCGCTGGTACATCGACGGTGAGCTGTTCCTGGAGCTGGATGACCCGCATCCCTTGAAGGGCAAGGGCCACGACCGCCTGGGGCTCTCCGGCTTCGAGTCGCAGATCTTCTACGACAACCTCCGCGTGGACACGCCGGACCGGATGCCCGTGAAGCTGGCGCCGGCGGCGGTCGCGATTCCGGCGGGGCCCTACGCGGACGACTTCAACCGCGACACGCTGGGGGATGCGTGGAACGTGACGAACCCCTCGGCGACGAGGCTGGTGGATGGCGCGCTGGTGGTGGAGCAGCTCCACAACCGCCCCGTGTGGCTCAAGCGCCCCCTCCCCCGCGACGCGGTGATTGAGTTTGACGCGTGGACGGACGACCCCCAGGGCGACATCAAGGTGGAGGCGTGGGGTGACGGCCGCTCCTTCTACGCGGGGGACCTGCGCCTGCAGTACACGGCGACGGGCTACGTCTTCATCTTCGGCGGCTGGAAGAACACGCAGTCCGTCATCGCCCGCCGCAACGAGCACACGCCAGACCGCGTCGCACGCGATGGCGCGTCCGTGGTGCCGGGCAAGCGTCACCACTTCAAGCTGACCCGGCGCGGCGCAACCCTCGCCTGGGAGCTGGACGGACAGCCCTTCCTCACCCTGCAGGACCCCTCTCCCCTGGAGGGGGCTCGCAACCAGTACTTCGGCTTTTCGGGCTGGCAGACCCGGGTCCACTTCGACAATTTGAAGATCGAGCCGCTCGCCCCCTAGCGGCCAAGGAAAGTCATACCGTGCGCAGAGTTGGTATCTTCGGCTGGGGCGTCGTCGCCCCCCGGTCCAGGAACATTGAGGCGTTCGAGAGGAACCTCGCATCCTCCGAAAGCTGGCTGTCCCCCTTCAACGGCTTCGGGCCCGACAACTTCCTGGTCGGCACACCGGACTTCGACCTGGCGGAGTACAAGCCTTGGATTGATGCGCGCTTCCCCGCCAACCGCTTCTCGCAGCTGGAGCGGAAGATGGGGCAGCCGACGCAGTTCGCCATCGGCGCGTTCATCCAATCGCTGGCGCAGAACCCGGGCATCGAGCAGGAGCTGCAGGCCCTGGGGCCTCGTGCCCACGTCTACGTGGGAACGGGCCTGGGCGACCTGCCCACCGTCCAGGCCATCTCCCTGGACCTGTACCGCGCGCAGCGGCGGTGGAACCGCTTCTGGGCCGCGCCCGAGCGCAACGCCGTGCTGCGCCAGTGGCTGGAGACGCGCGAGCCAGTGGCCGGCCTGCCGCCGGAGCCCTCCACCGTCGACGAGGGCATCCGCGACGAGGCCGAGGACGCCTGGTGGGCGTACTGGACGGGCCGCTCCACGGAGCTGCGCGAGTACCTGGCGGAGCTGCGGGACATCGAGGCCATCGGCGTGCCGGATGGCGCCGACGTCGAGTCCGCCAAGCTGGCCGTCATCAAGGAGAAGCGCACCCGCAACGCCCGGCTGCAGAAGAAGTGGAGCTCGCCGGAGCCGCCGTGGAACGCGGTGTCCTCCAACGTGCTGTGGAACATCCACAACACGCCCGCCTCGCAGATTTCGATGCTGGGCCGCATCACCGGAATGACGTTCGCGCCGGTGGCCGCGTGCTCGTCGTTCGGCTACGGGCTCAAGCTGGCGATGAACGCCATCCAGCTGGGCGAGGCCAAGGCCGTGGTGATGGGCATGACGGACGCGGCGCCCAACCCGCTGGTGGTGGGCGGCTTCTACAACGCCCGCGTCATCTCCGCGGACGCCGCCATCTCCAAGCCGCTCACCGCGCTGCGCGGCACGCACATCGCGGGAGGCTCCGTGGTGTGGGTGATGGGCGACTACGACTACTTCGTGTCCAAGGGCTTCAAGCCGCTGGGCATGGAGCCCGTGTCCGTGGGTGTCACCGCGGACGCCGACCACATCATCACCCCGTCGAAGGAAGGCCCCACGCTGGCCATCCGCGAGGCGCTGTCCGCCGCGGGCTGTACCCCCTCCGACGTCGGGAGCTGGGATTTGCACGCCACGGCCACGCCGGGCGACTACCTGGAAGTGCAGAACCTGCGCGACGTGATGCCGGAGTCGGTGCTCATCACCGCGCGCAAGGGCACCTTCGGCCACGGCATGTCCGCGGGCGGCGGCTGGGAGCTGACGGCGCAGTACCTGGGCTATGAGCGCGGCGGCGTGTTCCCCACCCCGCTGAAGCGCACGGAGCTCAACCAGCAGATCTCCCGCGTGCACGAGCGCTTCGTCTTCGACGAGGCCGTGGCCACGCCCGCCGGCTGCGCGGGCAAGCTGTCCATGGGCGTGGGCGGCATCAACGCGTGCGTCATCTCCCGCCCCTGGAAGAAGTAGCTCAGGGGTGGGCCCCCAGAGCGTCCGCCTCCAGCCTCGAGGCGGCCTCCGGGTCGAGGCGTTGGAGCAGCAGCAGCTCCAGCTCCAAATCCCGGGCGTAGCTCTGCTCGGTGGGCAGCACGCCGCTGGTGGTGGCGCTCACGCGGGCCTGGGCCTGCTCCTCCTGCGCGCGCGTGGAGCCCCCCGTGGCCAGCTCCTGCGTCACGTAGCCCGTGCTCACCTGCTGCGCCAGCCGGTTGCCGCGCATCACCCGGAGGAGGGTGCCCCCCTGCGCCAGGGTGAGGCCCTCCACCAGGTAGCGCGAGGCGGAAGCAGGCCCCAGCGCGCCCCCTCCGGAGTCGAGCCACTCCGTCTCCAGCACGTAGCGGCCCGGCATCTCCTTCCAGGAGTAGCCCCGCGCCTTGAGCGCCTCCTTCACCCCGGGCCAGATGTCCGGCAGCGTCTTGCGGTAGACGTGCTCCCCGGCCTTGTCGCGCAGGTAGTTCTGCCGCAGTGAGCTGGCGCAGCCCGCGAGCAGCACCAGCACGACTCCCGAAAGACACACGCCCCAGACACGGCGAATGTGGCCCATGGACAACCCCCGGCAGGCAGTGGCGAGGGGGCAGCATAGTCGCGCCCCTCGCCCGTGCTGTAGGGGCCCCCGGGCTCAGGCCTTCGGCGTCGCCACCAGGTCGAAGTCCGGGATGTGTTCGCGCATGAACTCGCGCATGCGCTGGATGAGCGCGGCCTCGATTTGACGCGCGCGCTCGCGGCTGACGCCGTACTTGTCGCCGATGTCCTGGAGCGTCAGGGGCTCGTCCGCGGTGAGGCGGTGCTCGAAGATGTAGCGCTCCTTGCCCTCCAGCGACTGGGAGAACTCCGCCAGCTTCTCCCGGAAGAGGGCCTTGAGCTGCTCGGCGCCCAGTCGCTCGTCGGCGGGGACCGCGCCCGACGGCAGGTAGCGGTCCGCGCGCGTGGCCCGGGAGCCCTCGTCGTCCCCGCCCAGCGGCGCGTCGATGGAGACCTCGTCGTGGCCCAGCCGCTGGTCCATCTCCACCACGTCCTGCTCGGTGACGTTGAGCCGCTCCGCGAGCAGCTTGGGGCTGGGCTCGAAGCCCTGGGCGATGAGCTTCTCCTGCTCCTGGCGCAGCTTGAAGAAGAGCTTCCGCTGGGCCTCCGTCGTCCCCAGCTTCACCATCTTCCAGTTGTCCATGATGTAGCGAAGGATGTACGCCCGAATCCACCAGGCCGCGTAGCTGCTGAGCTTCACGCCGCGCT
This window contains:
- a CDS encoding beta-ketoacyl synthase N-terminal-like domain-containing protein; the encoded protein is MRRVGIFGWGVVAPRSRNIEAFERNLASSESWLSPFNGFGPDNFLVGTPDFDLAEYKPWIDARFPANRFSQLERKMGQPTQFAIGAFIQSLAQNPGIEQELQALGPRAHVYVGTGLGDLPTVQAISLDLYRAQRRWNRFWAAPERNAVLRQWLETREPVAGLPPEPSTVDEGIRDEAEDAWWAYWTGRSTELREYLAELRDIEAIGVPDGADVESAKLAVIKEKRTRNARLQKKWSSPEPPWNAVSSNVLWNIHNTPASQISMLGRITGMTFAPVAACSSFGYGLKLAMNAIQLGEAKAVVMGMTDAAPNPLVVGGFYNARVISADAAISKPLTALRGTHIAGGSVVWVMGDYDYFVSKGFKPLGMEPVSVGVTADADHIITPSKEGPTLAIREALSAAGCTPSDVGSWDLHATATPGDYLEVQNLRDVMPESVLITARKGTFGHGMSAGGGWELTAQYLGYERGGVFPTPLKRTELNQQISRVHERFVFDEAVATPAGCAGKLSMGVGGINACVISRPWKK
- a CDS encoding RNA polymerase factor sigma-32, giving the protein MASGGKRTKGTSSRPKSKRAAGSAPPRAEEVDAQSEDSAVEAQVDPDSLEPDEAELVEVEPEEDAPRSAPSKALARAGESGLSNRDPLQAYMAEVQRHPLLTRDEELALSRQYRDTGDVRTAYRLVASNLRLVVKLAHEYHRNPLSLLDLVQEGNIGLMQAVKKYDPERGVKLSSYAAWWIRAYILRYIMDNWKMVKLGTTEAQRKLFFKLRQEQEKLIAQGFEPSPKLLAERLNVTEQDVVEMDQRLGHDEVSIDAPLGGDDEGSRATRADRYLPSGAVPADERLGAEQLKALFREKLAEFSQSLEGKERYIFEHRLTADEPLTLQDIGDKYGVSRERARQIEAALIQRMREFMREHIPDFDLVATPKA